The Hydractinia symbiolongicarpus strain clone_291-10 chromosome 2, HSymV2.1, whole genome shotgun sequence genomic sequence agctctaccacaaggccatCAATCGGTTTGGTTTACCTGTCACAGACGTCAGTTCGCTGCATAGCAATGATTAGTAaatcattttctttttggaaagcaATCAGTTTATTTATTATACAGAGATTTTATATAACCACCTTGCATGAGTTCCACTTGTTGTACTCTGTTCATCTGTGATATTGAGTTAGCCGCTTCTTCCCATACCTTCTCAACATTTTCTTTACCTCGTTTCTCGTAAAACGAGATTGTATCTGTATCAGTAATAATGAAACCAATTTCTTTCTCTTCATAATTACTCTAAGACAACGAACCAACAATAAAATCAAGACGGTATATAAATGtggtatataaaggacaggcgaattATCCACGGGCCATCGACTAGTTATATAGATATTACGAAGATTTTTAATCTGCGCAAATCCCGTTGTTGCCCATCCGAAAACAAGTTACAAAACACTCACCAAACATTTCGGACATTGGCACAACATATTTCGCCAGCTGTCTTTCATGAATAAAGCTTTTAGATCTTTCTCTTCAACTGCTTTATATATTTGCTTCAAAATCTCAAGCTTGCAATTCTACAACGAGAACAATACCAACTTCACCAACAATAAAAAGATGAAGCGAAGCCACAGGAAAGATTGTGTAGAAAGaagagaaaatgtaaacattcaattTTAGGAGATATTAGAAAAAGCATTAACCTGAACTATTACGCAATCTGCTGAAATTTTAATCTTGTAAAAAGGCAGTAATCGAGTTCAAAAATGTAATACTGGGGCTGGTAAAATTATTGTCTCAATTTTTGCGTTCTACACTTTGTTTTGGGCATAAATTTGACttactgtttaaaattttttgatggttaagataaagtttttttaacgaATTGCAAAAAGAAAtgacttatattttttttcggtATGAATTTTTCATGACATACTTAATCATGAAATGAGCCTAAATTGTAACTTATATATTTCCATATGACTTGCCAGAAAGGACTGAAAGAAAAGAACGGCTGTAAAACTGAAATTAAGGAGATTGaataaagttgttaaaaatctaCTTTTGGAGAAGCCTTTTCAAATCATTAATCACTACCAACCCTAACGATTCTTAATTACAGGAATTTTTATTAATTAGTGACaaaatttaactaaatatttgttttggCCTCAttatgtataaataaaaaatgtaataaaaaacgcattttttgTCCACGAAGTGTTATACTGTAAACACATAGTTCAAACACGATTACGTTTTATAGAGATCGATAGCACTTTTTTGGCTATTTTGTGAAGTTGGCAAAAAGCATCAAACTGTGAATTCGTTAGTCTGTTGAACAAAGGCCACAGAAGTGCTAATTTTCCTAGTGCTAGTCACACTTTCTAACATGTCTGCTTTTTGAAAATAATCAGGGCAAAAGAGAAtcgaaatttaagaaaaatgacctcgttgacgtcagcaaaaattatcaCATTTTGAGATAACAGATAAACTAAGTTTTAAGCCCGTTGTAAACATTGACAACTAAACTTGGacaatttcaaattaaaaataaataatattaaaaacagTCCAATATAATtagtcagaaaaaaaaattaggcgCATGTTGTAAATTTAACGAAGATGAAAAATTAGGTTTGGCACTACACAAATACCTCTGTATCATTTGTTGAAGCAAGTAGTTTTGAATCAACAGCCGATTCCACATCTACATTGTCATTAGTATCGTTGTTTTTAATTACGGTGGCAGATGGGGTAACTAAATATAAAGTATTACTTTCACGTTAAAGTGAATTGGACAATAGCAGGGCATGCTTTTAGAGTACCTCAGTAGAGAGAAAACacaaagcatatttaaaaaatatatttttagcattTAGAAATAGACGTTGAGTGTTTTATATATCCCTCACTGGCATACTCAAGAAAGTTAGAATTTGATAACAGCAAATTATTTAATACAACCAGCAGTAAAACAGTAACGAAAATTACCAGTAAAGTCTTTGTAAAACTGTAGAAATGTATTTTTCTTCACACACTGGTCACAAATCATTTCTGAATAATCTGCCGGTGCTAAACAGCCTAAATGCTGAAAATTAAGGTAGCATTTTTCTTGAACAACTGGGAGTAGTTAAAGCAATGTCTTATATCTAACATGGTTATCTAGATAAGCAAACTCATAGCATAAATAGATGTTCCAACACACTTAAACTGCCTTAATGGTCCATTTGGACCTCTACGATAAGCACCGAGGTTTCTGTTGAGGGTCTatgcaaattttttattaagtaaaaaaatacaaaaattttggaATGGATTTCAAAATAAAGAGGTTCTCTCCTGATACCTATAGAACTGGAATGATTAGTACCATAAAATGTTTGCTCATATGGGATATGTAAACAGTTGAAAGATTACCCTTCAACGTAACTGAGACCAACTACATATTTACAACAACACTACCACTTAATACACATAACCTACCCTGGAATGGAACCAGTCTTCACATAAAATACATTGAATCATTTCATCTTCAACCTACAAAGTAAAAACCAATACATATTAAATGAACGTATGCGACtagcaaatttttatttatctcaAGCTTTGACTAAAGTTGAAATTTTCCCAAACTGACTGCTGGGTACTCTGATGTACTGTGAAAATGCAAAGGGTTACTCTAAAAAGCAACAATTGTCTTAATTTTCACTAACTTGGGCCAAAGTGAAACTTTCACGCAGCCTCTGTAGAACACAAATAAATCATGCTCTTGTAATGCAACCCACCTCATCTTCTGGATCAGGATACGGTCGCCCACAAGTACAATATTTACCATGGAAGTTgtgattatatttatttttcggGTTTATTTCATCCTTTTCCTGTAATACAGAGAAGTAAAAAAAGTTACATCAAAACTACAACTTCTTacaatgtatgtatgtatgtatgtatgtttgtctgtctgtccatgCAAATTCTAATATTAttaccattattattattaggatGACCAGAAAGTTTATTTGGTGGAAGTTAAACAAAAACTTTAGAAAGTAGCAGTAAAATCACCTTTTCTAAGGAGCATGTTAAATCACCAAATTTTGAATTTCCACAATCACATCTGAAATTCCTACAATAATTTAGTTATAATAAACATTTGAATATTTAAAGCAGACTATATAATAAAAGAAACACATTGCTTCAGGAGAAAGTTTACAGAAGAAAGTAATTAGTTAATATTAGATGCAATTCGGCTAAATTTTTGACAAACCACTTTTAACATCTAAATTGAACtataaatgaaaaattaaattattgaaaaaactgTGAACTTTTCAAATTAGTGCAGACAAAATCACAATAGTACATCTCCAATTAAACTTGACACCTTAACTGTATAtcttatatttaaattattgcCATATGACAGTTTTGTAGACAGAGTTCACAGAATGCATATCAAGACTTCAACTCTGAAGGTGGGTTCACAGTCAATCTATATTTGTTGTGAATAAAATAATGCAGTGCAGTTGCAAACACGAAAAATAAAACTGCACAGCACATAACAAAtcagatatttatttttaattatttaattatttacaggactttttttcatttattatagTCAATATTATACTCAAGATATtcaatgtttatatacattaaatattgCACACAGAAAGTGAAACTTATCTTTCACACCAACttcagttttattttgaaatctTAAACCTCATTTTGACATTGTATTTCAAAACATGATTGGTTGATACATTTCTATTCGCTGTGGTAAATGAACTTCAGCCATAATTCAGCCTGACAAGCTGCCGTcaactattttttttgtattagcGACGGAATTTCAGACTTCTCAGCGCCAATAGAATTACCGTTGTCAGGTCTTGCAGTGAATGACTTGCAACCAAACTAGTGActgttatttaaaactttacttCTGTTTAGTATACTTGCACTCGCATTGTACTCTTAGCTACtctcaattttttctttctcattTAATACTACtagtttaaaaaatgtgtagCTTTAGTTGCGATCGACACTGTATGTGTTACACATTTTTCGTCACTTTGTTATCCCCACAAATAATATTTGTAGTGACGGCATATTTATTGCTGCTGGaaattatatattttgcatATTCAGCAGCAATTTTAGCTACAATTGCCACATGCAGCAGTGAAATATTTTTCGAGTTTCTCACATGCAGAAAGAACACATCCAGTGTGGTGTCAACAGCATGACTTATCAATGTGTGTGAGGGGGTGTACACCTCTTAATGTCACTCACACAGGGAATTCcacaaagaaaacaacaagTAATACAAATCGCACAAATACATCATATTAGAGAATTTGCATGTGCAATTTGTCA encodes the following:
- the LOC130630628 gene encoding putative E3 ubiquitin-protein ligase UBR7 — translated: MSAIDNDCEEEVITIQDAVNEKLKQEEDAIAVLGAGDENNCSYNLGYVERQALFSCETCDPLHENLAGVCFGCSLHCHEGHDLIELYTKRNFRCDCGNSKFGDLTCSLEKEKDEINPKNKYNHNFHGKYCTCGRPYPDPEDEVEDEMIQCILCEDWFHSRHLGCLAPADYSEMICDQCVKKNTFLQFYKDFTVTPSATVIKNNDTNDNVDVESAVDSKLLASTNDTENCKLEILKQIYKAVEEKDLKALFMKDSWRNMLCQCPKCLSNYEEKEIGFIITDTDTISFYEKRGKENVEKVWEEAANSISQMNRVQQVELMQGYNDLKSGLQEFLGGFKENQVVRKEDVEGFFEELNKRKRRRLDDGEGIPPNVCKY